One segment of Acropora muricata isolate sample 2 chromosome 8, ASM3666990v1, whole genome shotgun sequence DNA contains the following:
- the LOC136926682 gene encoding uncharacterized protein, with translation MVINARSIVKTDATPALHAELQSKNVDICIITETWLNSRVSSSLVCPDGYVIVRKDRKDDRMGGGVAILCRNNWKIHRINLNFNNNNDLECLWCLIKTRNSEFYVGAVYHPPDPVYLDECLLNHLSDSCEKILSSTPDANIIIAGDINQLNIRDLISQHNLVQMVKKPTRGDRILDVFLTNKTHLWKPAPIVFKSLSRSDHLAVLVTPQVKAKPMRKIAYARDTREHRKIQMDCKLAECDWSQISAHNDVNDMVNELTDTLTLMFNECFPLIKVKISSRDPPLMSPLIKHLCNLRNKSMKRYGFLIDTTLQERINNLIRENQVREVRNEAFKHRNGSKGWWDTVNKITGRKSNNQMISSIIEPETINSYFKEINTSPQYTAPEQLPVPNGTRIPTFDVNTVKWFLLNQKRTAAGPDQLPIGCGKTMLISLHL, from the coding sequence ATGGTTATTAATGCTCGATCGATTGTTAAAACCGACGCTACTCCTGCTTTACATGCCGAGCTTCAAAGCAAAAATGTCGACATTTGCATCATTACGGAGACATGGCTGAACAGCAGAGTTTCTTCTAGTTTAGTATGTCCGGATGGATATGTTATTGTAAGAAAGGATCGTAAAGATGATCGAATGGGAGGTGGAGTGGCTATCCTTTGCAGAAACAATTGGAAAATCCATCGTATTAACCTtaactttaacaacaacaacgaccTTGAATGTCTCTGGTGTTTAATCAAAAcaagaaattctgaattttatgTTGGAGCTGTTTACCATCCACCTGATCCAGTGTACCTTGATGAGTGTCTATTAAACCATCTTTCCGACAGCTGTGAGAAAATTCTATCATCCACGCCTGACGCTAATATAATTATCGCTGGGGATATTAATCAATTAAATATCCGTGATCTAATAAGTCAACATAACTTAGTACAAATGGTTAAAAAGCCAACAAGAGGTGATAGAATATTGGATGTCTTCCTTACAAATAAGACGCATCTGTGGAAGCCCGCTCCAATAGTATTTAAAAGTCTTTCTCGATCTGACCACCTGGCCGTTTTGGTGACTCCTCAAGTCAAAGCCAAACCTATGAGGAAGATTGCCTATGCAAGAGATACAAGGGAACACAGGAAAATACAAATGGATTGCAAGCTTGCGGAGTGTGATTGGTCACAAATTTCAGCGCATAATGATGTAAATGATATGGTTAACGAGCTCACTGACACTTTAACTCTGATGTTTAACGAATGTTTCCCGCTTATCAAAGTGAAAATATCATCTCGTGATCCTCCTCTTATGTCGCCGTTAATTAAGCATCTGTGCAACTTAAGGAATAAAAGCATGAAGAGATATGGGTTTCTCATAGACACCACGCTGCAGGAAAGAATAAACAACCTGATAAGAGAGAATCAAGTTCGTGAAGTCCGCAATGAAGCTTTTAAACATAGAAATGGTTCCAAGGGTTGGTGGGACACAGTCAACAAGATAACTGGCAGAAAATCGAATAACCAAATGATCTCATCCATCATCGAACCGGAAACTATCAATTCCTATTTTAAAGAAATCAACACCAGTCCGCAGTATACTGCACCTGAACAACTTCCAGTACCTAATGGAACTAGAATCCCTACTTTTGATGTTAATACAGTGAAATGGTTCTTGCTTAACCAGAAACGAACAGCTGCAGGCCCTGATCAACTCCCCATTGGTTGTGGAAAGACTATGCTCATCAGCTTGCACCTATAA